The proteins below are encoded in one region of Acidobacteriota bacterium:
- the sucD gene encoding succinate--CoA ligase subunit alpha, with protein MSILIDKDTRVVVQGITGREGSFHTQQMINYGTKVVAGVTPGKGGSVHLGVSVYNTVREAKEKNEANASIIFVPSAFAADAVCEAADAGMDLIVCITEGIPALDLVKIKAYLKDKKSRLIGPNCPGVISPGKCKMGIMPGHIHKEGSVGIVSRSGTLTYEAVDQITKLGYGQSTAVGIGGDPIVGSSFIDILKLFNEDKETEAVVLIGEIGGTAEEEAAEYIKKEFKKPVVSFIAGQTAPPGRRMGHAGAIISGGKGTAVEKMKALEGAGVHVVKSPAEIGVTVKKALLF; from the coding sequence ATGAGTATTCTGATTGACAAAGACACAAGAGTGGTTGTTCAGGGAATTACTGGAAGAGAAGGTTCCTTTCATACTCAACAGATGATAAATTATGGAACAAAAGTAGTTGCAGGTGTTACACCTGGAAAGGGGGGCTCAGTCCATTTAGGAGTTTCTGTTTACAATACTGTAAGAGAAGCAAAAGAAAAGAATGAAGCAAATGCTTCAATCATATTTGTTCCATCTGCTTTTGCTGCGGATGCTGTTTGTGAAGCTGCTGATGCTGGAATGGATTTAATTGTCTGTATAACTGAGGGAATTCCTGCATTGGATTTAGTAAAAATAAAAGCTTATTTAAAGGATAAAAAATCAAGATTGATCGGCCCGAACTGTCCTGGAGTTATCTCCCCTGGAAAATGTAAAATGGGAATAATGCCAGGCCATATCCATAAAGAAGGAAGCGTAGGGATTGTGTCACGCTCAGGAACTTTAACTTATGAGGCAGTTGATCAAATAACTAAATTAGGCTATGGGCAATCCACAGCAGTTGGTATCGGAGGTGACCCGATAGTTGGCTCTTCATTCATAGATATATTAAAGCTGTTTAATGAAGATAAGGAAACTGAGGCAGTTGTCCTTATAGGAGAAATCGGTGGAACAGCAGAGGAGGAAGCTGCTGAATACATAAAAAAAGAATTTAAAAAACCTGTTGTAAGTTTCATTGCAGGTCAGACTGCTCCTCCGGGAAGAAGGATGGGACATGCAGGAGCTATAATATCTGGGGGAAAAGGAACTGCTGTAGAAAAAATGAAAGCTCTTGAAGGAGCAGGAGTCCATGTGGTAAAAAGCCCCGCAGAAATCGGAGTCACTGTAAAAAAAGCCCTCCTTTTCTGA